One part of the Pandoraea faecigallinarum genome encodes these proteins:
- a CDS encoding pyridoxal phosphate-dependent aminotransferase produces the protein MNAPHTGSTTPALVAPPLASRLPNVGTTIFTVMSALAAEKQAVNLGQGFPDFPCDPKIVDAVSRAMREDHNQYPPMAGVPALRQAIAEKIGKLYGQHYDWNTEITVTAGATQALLTAILATVHPGDEVIVFEPTYDSYVPSIELAGGKPVFITLEAPEFRIPFDRLAAAITPRTRLILFNTPHNPSGTVWHEQDLAKLSEIVAGTDILLISDEVYEHMVYDGKHHESVARHPELARRSFIVSSFGKTYHVTGWKVGFVAAPAALSAEFRKVHQFNVFTVNTPMQVGLADYMRDPSPYLELSGFYQKKRNLFREGLASTRFKLLPCEGTYFQCVDYSAISDMSEADFALWLTREIGVAAIPVSAFYHEPHESGVVRFCFAKQDDTLREALARLAKV, from the coding sequence ATGAACGCGCCTCACACTGGATCCACCACGCCAGCGCTGGTTGCCCCGCCGCTCGCGTCGCGCCTGCCGAATGTCGGCACCACCATCTTCACCGTTATGTCGGCGCTGGCCGCCGAGAAGCAGGCGGTGAACCTCGGCCAGGGCTTCCCCGATTTCCCGTGCGATCCGAAGATCGTCGACGCGGTCTCGCGCGCCATGCGCGAAGACCACAACCAATATCCGCCGATGGCGGGCGTGCCGGCGCTGCGTCAGGCCATTGCCGAGAAGATCGGCAAGCTCTATGGGCAGCATTACGACTGGAATACCGAGATCACGGTGACCGCCGGGGCCACACAGGCTCTGCTTACCGCCATTCTGGCGACGGTGCATCCGGGTGACGAAGTGATCGTGTTCGAGCCGACTTACGACAGCTACGTCCCGTCGATCGAACTCGCCGGCGGCAAACCGGTGTTCATCACGCTGGAAGCTCCCGAATTCCGCATTCCGTTCGACAGGCTGGCCGCGGCCATCACGCCGCGCACGCGTCTCATTCTGTTCAACACGCCGCACAACCCGAGCGGCACGGTGTGGCACGAGCAGGACCTCGCGAAGCTGTCCGAGATCGTGGCGGGCACCGACATTCTGCTGATCTCGGATGAGGTCTACGAACATATGGTGTACGACGGCAAGCATCACGAGAGCGTGGCGCGCCATCCGGAACTCGCGCGCCGCAGTTTCATCGTGTCGAGCTTCGGCAAGACCTATCACGTGACAGGCTGGAAAGTCGGTTTCGTCGCCGCACCGGCCGCATTGTCGGCCGAATTCCGCAAGGTGCATCAGTTCAACGTATTCACGGTGAACACGCCCATGCAGGTCGGTCTGGCCGACTACATGCGCGATCCGTCCCCGTATCTCGAACTGTCCGGCTTTTATCAGAAGAAGCGCAATCTATTCCGCGAAGGTCTCGCAAGCACGCGCTTCAAACTGCTGCCGTGCGAAGGCACCTATTTCCAGTGCGTCGATTACAGCGCCATCAGTGACATGAGCGAGGCGGACTTCGCGCTGTGGCTGACACGGGAAATCGGCGTCGCGGCTATTCCGGTCTCGGCCTTCTATCACGAGCCGCACGAGTCGGGCGTGGTGCGCTTCTGTTTCGCCAAGCAGGACGACACACTGCGAGAAGCGCTCGCAAGGCTGGCGAAAGTTTGA
- a CDS encoding glutathione S-transferase, producing the protein MLKLYGFPVSNYYNKVKVVLYEKGLPFEESEAIPCQDEPMLQCSPLGKVPYLQTEKGFLAESQVICDFLEATHPTPALFSADPWRQAKERELLTMVELHLELVVREVYKQAFFGGTVSEGTRERTEKLLRRNIVAFKRIARFAPYVAGETFTMVDVAAGIHLPILGMAAQAVYGEDFLNAEGIDWKAYGKMLSERESFQRMRAEQKAYQQAQQAKKAG; encoded by the coding sequence ATGTTGAAGCTGTACGGCTTTCCAGTCAGCAACTATTACAACAAGGTTAAGGTTGTGCTGTACGAGAAGGGCTTGCCTTTCGAAGAGTCCGAAGCCATTCCCTGCCAGGACGAGCCGATGCTGCAATGCTCGCCGCTCGGCAAGGTGCCGTATCTGCAAACGGAGAAGGGCTTTCTGGCCGAATCGCAGGTGATCTGCGACTTCCTCGAAGCGACGCATCCCACGCCAGCACTGTTCTCGGCCGATCCGTGGCGGCAGGCCAAGGAGCGCGAACTGCTCACGATGGTCGAACTGCATCTGGAACTGGTAGTGCGTGAAGTGTACAAGCAGGCGTTCTTCGGGGGCACGGTGTCGGAAGGCACGCGTGAGCGAACCGAGAAACTGCTGCGTCGTAATATCGTCGCGTTCAAGCGCATTGCCAGGTTCGCCCCTTATGTTGCGGGCGAGACATTCACGATGGTCGACGTTGCCGCGGGCATTCACTTGCCGATCCTCGGCATGGCCGCGCAAGCCGTCTATGGCGAAGACTTCCTGAATGCCGAAGGCATCGACTGGAAGGCCTACGGGAAGATGCTCTCGGAGCGCGAATCCTTTCAGCGCATGCGCGCCGAGCAGAAGGCTTACCAGCAGGCACAGCAAGCGAAGAAAGCGGGATAA
- the trmB gene encoding tRNA (guanine(46)-N(7))-methyltransferase TrmB — protein sequence MFANSRTVASAQSGPHDNLAALVGRHRDAPFRKPLAAYSAAAFDAAIAAWRQAGGAPLILDAGCGVGESTLRLATQFPDHFVIGIDQSQSRIVRGKDWWDDVWPDNFVWVRADLVDFWRQLHDAGIHPARHYILYPNPWPKIGQLARRWHAHAVFPTVVALGGVLECRSNWDVYIDEFALAVEWLSGVRPHVEAWTPQDGTAPLTPFERKYLASGHGLHRCVATLPSR from the coding sequence ATGTTCGCAAATTCACGCACGGTAGCCAGTGCTCAATCCGGTCCGCACGACAATCTCGCGGCGCTCGTGGGCCGTCATCGAGACGCCCCGTTTCGCAAGCCGCTGGCCGCCTATAGTGCCGCAGCGTTCGATGCGGCAATCGCCGCATGGCGCCAGGCTGGCGGCGCGCCCTTGATCCTCGACGCCGGGTGCGGTGTGGGCGAGAGCACGCTGCGGCTCGCCACGCAATTTCCCGATCATTTCGTCATCGGTATCGATCAGTCGCAGAGCCGCATCGTGCGCGGCAAGGACTGGTGGGACGATGTCTGGCCCGACAATTTCGTGTGGGTGCGCGCCGATCTCGTCGACTTCTGGCGGCAGCTTCACGACGCAGGCATTCACCCGGCGCGTCACTACATTCTCTACCCGAACCCCTGGCCGAAGATCGGCCAGCTCGCGCGTCGATGGCACGCGCACGCCGTATTTCCAACGGTCGTCGCGCTCGGCGGTGTGCTGGAGTGCCGCAGCAACTGGGACGTCTACATCGACGAATTTGCGTTGGCCGTCGAGTGGCTGAGCGGTGTTCGCCCGCACGTCGAAGCGTGGACGCCGCAGGACGGCACCGCCCCCCTTACGCCATTCGAGCGCAAGTATCTGGCCTCGGGGCATGGACTGCATCGTTGTGTGGCGACGTTGCCGTCGCGCTGA
- a CDS encoding DNA-3-methyladenine glycosylase 2, producing the protein MKLDPEVCYKAVCARDRRFDGWFFVGVSSTGIYCRPVCNVRTPRFENCSFYGSAAAAEKAGYRPCLKCRPELAPGSARFDASRELADAAAAMIDEGFLNHAALPDLAARIGITERHLRRIFADEFGVSPVEYAQTQRLLLAKRLLTDTALPVTEVALASGFGSVRRFNGLFKSRYGFAPGRLRLNAHTARMATLPDGDLVFQLAYRPPFAWHALLDFLGERAIEGVELREGDVYTRTLSIERQDGRTVAGWCRVSPLPNRHALQVTLPPALAGSVPQVLGKLRHLFDLGARPDVIDAHLGTLASPTPGLRVPGAVDGFEIAVRAVVGQQITVKGARRLLARLAQRFGTPLPAPVHGLTHTFPSAAQMLAAPADSLGEAGIIRSRIAAIHGLAQAMVDGRLRLDPLAPLEATIAALLAIKGIGPWTAQYIAMRALGSPDAMPVDDLVLRQALGAADGRAVAARAAQWAPWRAYAALHIWRAAAQGPAGQPVETLQEVFA; encoded by the coding sequence ATGAAGCTCGATCCGGAAGTCTGCTACAAGGCCGTCTGCGCCCGCGACCGGCGCTTCGACGGCTGGTTCTTCGTCGGTGTCTCGTCGACCGGGATCTATTGCCGTCCAGTTTGCAATGTGCGCACGCCGCGCTTCGAGAACTGCTCGTTCTACGGCAGCGCCGCCGCAGCGGAAAAGGCCGGTTACCGCCCTTGCCTGAAATGCCGTCCGGAACTCGCGCCCGGCAGCGCGCGATTCGACGCGTCGCGGGAACTGGCCGACGCCGCCGCCGCCATGATCGACGAGGGTTTTCTCAATCACGCCGCGTTGCCCGATCTGGCCGCCCGCATCGGCATCACCGAGCGTCACCTGCGACGCATTTTTGCCGACGAATTCGGCGTGTCGCCCGTCGAATACGCACAGACGCAACGATTGCTGCTCGCCAAACGCTTGCTGACGGACACCGCGCTGCCCGTCACGGAAGTCGCGCTGGCCTCTGGCTTCGGCAGTGTCCGGCGTTTCAACGGTCTATTCAAGTCACGATACGGATTCGCGCCGGGACGCCTGCGTCTGAACGCCCACACCGCACGCATGGCAACCCTTCCGGATGGCGATCTGGTATTCCAGCTCGCCTACCGCCCGCCCTTCGCCTGGCACGCCCTGCTCGACTTCCTGGGCGAGCGCGCCATCGAGGGCGTCGAACTGCGCGAAGGCGACGTCTACACCCGCACGCTGAGCATCGAGCGCCAGGACGGCCGGACGGTCGCTGGCTGGTGCCGGGTCTCGCCGCTGCCAAATCGCCACGCATTACAGGTGACGCTGCCCCCGGCGCTGGCGGGCAGCGTGCCGCAAGTGCTCGGCAAACTGCGTCATCTGTTCGATCTCGGCGCACGGCCGGACGTGATCGACGCCCATCTGGGCACGCTCGCATCGCCCACGCCGGGCCTGCGCGTGCCGGGCGCGGTCGACGGCTTCGAGATCGCCGTGCGTGCCGTCGTCGGTCAGCAGATTACGGTCAAGGGCGCACGTCGTCTGCTTGCACGGCTGGCGCAGCGATTCGGAACGCCCCTGCCGGCCCCGGTCCACGGACTCACGCATACCTTCCCGAGCGCGGCGCAAATGCTCGCCGCGCCCGCCGATTCGCTCGGCGAAGCCGGTATCATTCGAAGTCGTATTGCCGCAATTCACGGGCTCGCGCAGGCGATGGTGGACGGCAGGCTGCGGCTCGATCCGCTCGCACCACTGGAGGCGACGATCGCCGCGCTGCTCGCCATCAAGGGCATCGGCCCGTGGACGGCGCAGTACATCGCAATGCGCGCTCTTGGCTCGCCCGATGCGATGCCCGTCGACGATCTGGTGCTGCGCCAGGCGCTCGGTGCCGCCGACGGACGCGCCGTCGCGGCACGCGCAGCGCAATGGGCGCCCTGGCGAGCCTATGCCGCGCTGCACATATGGCGCGCCGCAGCGCAAGGGCCGGCAGGTCAGCCGGTCGAGACTTTGCAGGAGGTTTTCGCATGA
- a CDS encoding M14 family metallopeptidase, whose amino-acid sequence MTVHISSKFDSGAIEVVSAERADDIHVRIARDGAAEFAQWFHFRVQGVAGVPCRIVFDNAGQTSYPRGWENYRAVASYDRVTWFRVPTSYDGQVMTVAFTPAHDSVYLAYFEPYPDERHLALLGTAQNSPLVRSHSMGQTVDGRDMTLLTVGEPRAGKRHIWVIARQHPGETMAEWFVEGMLRRLLGAGDWAGDPLAAALLDEAVFFVVPNMNPDGSARGHLRTHAAGANLNREWLTPDLARSPEVHHVRAAIEATGCDMFFDIHGDEALPYVFLAGNEGVESATPALLAREKAFGERFKAVSLDFQDKFGYPPGKHGPESLKLASKWVAHRFGCLSLTLEMPFKDNANRPDPQVGWSGARSAALGASMLAAIWAQMQADQR is encoded by the coding sequence ATGACCGTGCACATCAGCAGCAAATTCGACAGCGGTGCGATCGAGGTGGTGAGCGCCGAGCGTGCCGACGACATCCACGTGCGTATTGCGCGAGACGGCGCGGCCGAGTTTGCGCAGTGGTTCCATTTTCGCGTGCAGGGGGTAGCGGGTGTGCCGTGCCGCATCGTGTTCGATAACGCCGGGCAGACATCCTATCCGCGTGGCTGGGAGAACTACCGGGCGGTGGCGTCGTACGACCGCGTGACGTGGTTTCGCGTGCCGACGTCGTATGACGGGCAGGTCATGACGGTGGCGTTCACGCCCGCGCACGACAGCGTGTATCTGGCGTACTTCGAGCCATATCCGGATGAGCGCCATCTGGCGTTGCTCGGTACGGCGCAGAATTCGCCGCTGGTGCGATCGCACTCGATGGGGCAGACCGTCGACGGACGCGACATGACGCTGCTCACCGTCGGCGAACCGCGCGCCGGCAAGCGTCACATCTGGGTGATCGCGCGTCAGCATCCCGGCGAGACGATGGCGGAATGGTTCGTGGAGGGAATGCTGCGCCGCCTGCTCGGCGCCGGCGACTGGGCAGGCGACCCACTGGCGGCGGCGCTGCTCGACGAGGCCGTGTTCTTCGTGGTGCCGAACATGAACCCCGACGGTTCGGCGCGCGGCCATCTGCGCACCCACGCGGCGGGCGCGAACCTCAATCGCGAGTGGCTGACGCCCGACCTCGCGCGCAGCCCCGAAGTCCATCACGTGCGTGCCGCAATCGAGGCGACCGGCTGCGACATGTTCTTCGACATTCACGGCGACGAAGCGCTGCCGTACGTGTTTCTCGCCGGTAACGAAGGCGTGGAGTCGGCGACGCCTGCGCTGCTCGCGCGCGAGAAAGCGTTCGGCGAACGGTTCAAGGCGGTGAGTCTCGACTTTCAGGACAAGTTCGGCTATCCGCCGGGCAAGCATGGCCCCGAGTCACTCAAGCTCGCCTCGAAGTGGGTCGCGCATCGCTTCGGTTGTCTGTCGCTCACGCTCGAAATGCCGTTCAAGGACAACGCCAATCGTCCCGATCCGCAAGTCGGATGGAGCGGGGCTCGAAGCGCAGCGCTGGGCGCTTCGATGCTTGCCGCGATCTGGGCACAGATGCAGGCCGATCAGCGCTGA
- a CDS encoding DUF2863 family protein has translation MRSRTAKRLTPDAEKLVGHALALAASGSRIEDRFWEAQLDTLLTRVLRNGNQPAIDAALDHLQANHSEAYGALADLIESQSESAEPEADDQLWDGLLVAIPILAWTRYAIPSGPVKADALMPVRAHLHAHVLAESARVAISPYLYSIDQLPRTHCESWKVTQQLVQAAVSGAEVKQPGSDLPETAPILADPRFLLAAVTVPKGAPMFRWQEAGPRHAERGQCQEAWSAQGGPNLNALLPGCEIECLLPDAYYASCREADERIRPHTIRTALRYLEDVLSLTPPELRAVVAGFGEQNIDEYRIGFTRRGSNEVIYGVVWPLYGRENGEVEGGALDEVTDLLKACGMNDIRKHPGRFDPEYCDDCGVPLYPDPVGEVVHAEMPEDAEPSRPHFH, from the coding sequence ATGCGCTCACGCACCGCCAAACGACTGACTCCCGACGCCGAAAAGCTGGTCGGCCACGCGCTCGCGCTGGCCGCCTCCGGAAGCCGCATCGAAGACCGCTTCTGGGAAGCCCAGCTCGATACGCTGCTCACACGTGTGCTGCGCAACGGCAACCAGCCGGCCATCGACGCCGCGCTCGACCACCTTCAGGCCAACCACAGCGAAGCCTATGGCGCGCTCGCCGACCTCATCGAGTCGCAAAGCGAATCGGCCGAGCCGGAGGCCGACGATCAGCTCTGGGACGGTCTGCTCGTCGCCATCCCCATTCTTGCGTGGACCCGTTACGCGATTCCTTCGGGGCCGGTGAAGGCCGACGCCCTCATGCCGGTTCGCGCGCATCTTCACGCGCATGTGCTCGCCGAATCGGCACGCGTGGCGATCTCGCCCTACCTGTATAGCATCGATCAACTCCCGCGCACGCATTGCGAGTCCTGGAAAGTCACGCAGCAACTCGTGCAGGCCGCCGTGAGCGGCGCCGAAGTGAAGCAACCGGGCAGCGACCTGCCGGAAACGGCGCCGATCCTCGCCGACCCACGGTTCCTGCTGGCGGCCGTCACCGTGCCCAAGGGCGCACCGATGTTCCGCTGGCAGGAAGCCGGCCCGCGCCACGCAGAGCGGGGGCAATGCCAGGAAGCCTGGTCTGCGCAGGGCGGGCCGAATCTGAATGCCCTGTTGCCGGGCTGCGAGATCGAATGTCTGCTGCCCGACGCTTACTACGCCAGTTGCCGGGAAGCCGACGAACGCATTCGTCCGCACACGATTCGCACCGCGCTGCGCTACCTCGAAGACGTGCTCTCGCTCACCCCGCCGGAGCTGCGCGCCGTTGTCGCGGGCTTCGGCGAGCAGAACATCGACGAGTACCGTATCGGCTTCACACGACGCGGCAGCAACGAGGTGATCTACGGCGTGGTGTGGCCGCTTTACGGCCGTGAGAATGGCGAAGTCGAAGGCGGCGCGCTCGACGAAGTCACCGATCTGCTCAAGGCGTGCGGCATGAACGACATCCGGAAGCACCCCGGGCGCTTCGACCCCGAATATTGCGACGATTGCGGCGTGCCGCTTTATCCCGATCCCGTGGGCGAAGTCGTTCACGCGGAAATGCCGGAAGACGCCGAGCCGAGCCGCCCGCACTTCCACTAA
- a CDS encoding BspC domain-containing protein, which translates to MRAVRQAAGIAAVAAPLCLSAFTAPAQAFTLEQHRALVEQFINTRHADPLVADCAAHASFVVATLPGYESVEYNETALDPGHAKIEPWNGPFDDRKQRVDVTQMVELDGVGKRTSGQTDNIHIRCGYADGRMMGFDYTSPLSQVEQPVRRAARGKASHATAKSGKRGTTAKASGSKSTAKSSSAKSGSTKKSTAKKKN; encoded by the coding sequence ATGCGAGCCGTGCGCCAGGCCGCCGGCATCGCCGCTGTCGCCGCGCCGCTTTGCCTGTCGGCCTTCACGGCCCCCGCACAGGCCTTCACGCTCGAACAGCATCGCGCGCTGGTCGAGCAGTTCATCAACACCCGTCACGCCGATCCGCTGGTCGCCGACTGCGCGGCACACGCGAGTTTCGTCGTCGCGACACTGCCCGGTTACGAGAGTGTCGAGTACAACGAGACCGCGCTCGATCCGGGACACGCGAAAATCGAACCGTGGAACGGTCCGTTCGACGATCGCAAGCAACGTGTCGACGTCACGCAAATGGTCGAACTCGATGGCGTGGGCAAACGCACGAGCGGGCAGACGGACAACATCCACATTCGCTGCGGATATGCCGATGGCCGCATGATGGGCTTCGACTATACGTCGCCGCTCTCGCAGGTCGAGCAACCCGTCAGGCGCGCGGCACGCGGCAAGGCGTCGCACGCAACGGCGAAGTCGGGCAAGCGTGGCACCACGGCCAAGGCCTCGGGCAGCAAATCGACAGCGAAGTCGTCGTCTGCCAAATCGGGCAGCACGAAGAAGAGCACCGCGAAAAAGAAGAACTGA
- a CDS encoding putative toxin-antitoxin system toxin component, PIN family: MLQNAVATPADRAFAEHLDSLATPPRVVLDTNVWIDLLVFDDPVARPVRDALVERRLTALMAPRCRDELAIVLTYPQFASRELDNDAALAWVDAHTHRIVVPEDTAPPAPLPLCRDRDDQKFLEAARDGHAHWLVSKDKAVLKLRSRVARRFGFRIVTASAFTSLLAVGG; this comes from the coding sequence ATGCTTCAAAACGCTGTCGCCACGCCTGCCGACCGGGCCTTCGCCGAGCATCTCGACTCCCTCGCCACACCGCCGCGCGTGGTCCTCGACACCAATGTCTGGATCGATCTGCTGGTGTTCGACGATCCGGTCGCACGGCCGGTGCGCGATGCGCTCGTCGAGCGCCGCCTCACCGCGCTCATGGCCCCCCGCTGCCGCGACGAGCTGGCTATCGTGCTCACCTACCCGCAGTTCGCATCACGCGAACTCGACAACGACGCCGCGCTTGCCTGGGTCGACGCACACACGCATCGAATCGTGGTGCCGGAAGACACCGCCCCGCCCGCGCCGCTGCCCCTTTGCCGCGACCGCGACGATCAGAAATTTCTGGAAGCCGCGCGCGACGGCCATGCGCACTGGCTCGTCAGCAAGGACAAGGCGGTGCTCAAACTGCGCAGCCGCGTGGCGCGCCGGTTCGGCTTCCGGATCGTGACGGCAAGCGCTTTCACGTCGCTGCTCGCCGTGGGCGGATGA
- a CDS encoding methylated-DNA--[protein]-cysteine S-methyltransferase has translation MLLVANGEALTGVYFSRQKHFPEDGHTRLDGDGLAVLNATKQQLDEYFHDGRRLFELDLAPEGTPFQKSVWDALRRIPFGETRSYGDLAHALGDANKSRAVGAANGRNPISVIVPCHRVIGADGTLTGYAGGLERKLTLLSLEGAALPPVPGARTAATRGTRLCAPANLAFDF, from the coding sequence ATGCTGCTCGTGGCGAACGGCGAAGCCCTCACCGGCGTGTATTTCTCGCGTCAAAAGCACTTCCCGGAGGACGGACACACGCGCCTCGACGGTGACGGCCTTGCCGTGCTCAATGCCACGAAACAGCAACTCGACGAGTATTTCCATGACGGCCGACGCCTGTTCGAACTGGATCTCGCACCGGAGGGCACCCCGTTCCAGAAAAGCGTCTGGGACGCACTCCGCCGCATTCCTTTCGGTGAGACCCGCAGCTACGGCGACCTCGCGCACGCGCTGGGCGACGCGAACAAGTCACGGGCCGTCGGCGCCGCTAACGGGCGCAATCCGATATCGGTCATCGTGCCGTGCCACCGCGTGATCGGCGCCGACGGCACCCTCACGGGCTACGCCGGTGGCCTTGAGCGCAAGCTCACGCTGCTCTCGCTCGAAGGCGCCGCGCTGCCTCCGGTGCCAGGGGCCCGTACGGCAGCCACGCGTGGCACACGGCTCTGCGCTCCCGCCAACCTGGCCTTCGATTTCTGA
- the yaaA gene encoding peroxide stress protein YaaA codes for MIIVLSPAKSLDYETPPHVSTHTVPQFVDDAAELIEGLRELSPAQVGSLMSISDQLAALNATRYAEWSPRFDTSNAKQAVLAFNGDVYEGLSARTLNASQLDFAQKHLRILSGLYGVLRPLDLLQPYRLEMGTRFANKRGRDLYAFWGERVTQTINASLAEHSETRRVLVNLASEEYFKVVKRRLIEAPVITPVFEDWKSGKYKIISFYAKRARGLMARYAIERGVTDVQQLKAFDAEGYAFDDSVSNDSLWIFRRRVA; via the coding sequence ATGATAATTGTTCTCTCGCCGGCCAAATCGCTCGACTACGAAACGCCGCCTCACGTGAGCACGCACACCGTGCCCCAATTCGTGGACGACGCTGCCGAACTCATCGAGGGCCTGCGTGAACTGAGTCCGGCGCAGGTCGGCTCGCTCATGAGCATCTCCGACCAGCTCGCCGCGCTCAACGCCACGCGCTATGCCGAATGGTCGCCGCGCTTCGATACCTCCAACGCCAAGCAGGCGGTGCTCGCTTTCAACGGCGATGTCTACGAAGGCCTGTCCGCGCGCACGCTCAACGCCTCGCAACTCGACTTCGCCCAGAAGCATCTGCGCATTCTGTCGGGGCTGTACGGCGTATTGCGTCCGCTCGACCTGCTGCAACCGTATCGCCTCGAAATGGGCACCCGCTTTGCGAACAAGCGCGGGCGCGATCTTTACGCCTTCTGGGGCGAGCGCGTGACGCAAACGATCAATGCGTCGCTCGCCGAGCACAGCGAAACGCGCCGCGTGCTGGTGAATCTGGCATCGGAGGAGTATTTCAAGGTCGTCAAACGCCGCCTGATCGAAGCGCCGGTGATCACGCCGGTGTTCGAGGACTGGAAGAGCGGCAAGTACAAGATCATCAGCTTCTACGCCAAGCGCGCTCGCGGTCTGATGGCTCGCTACGCCATTGAGCGCGGCGTGACCGATGTGCAGCAACTCAAGGCTTTCGATGCCGAGGGTTACGCCTTCGACGATAGCGTCTCCAACGATTCGCTGTGGATCTTCCGCCGCCGCGTGGCCTGA